A window of candidate division WOR-3 bacterium contains these coding sequences:
- a CDS encoding iron-containing alcohol dehydrogenase → MAVSLKIELPSFFEVGENKIEKIFNILKSHDLKFKHILLMGDRKTFLIGGTPISKNFQKENIKVTRHLVTNSDEANVMKVKRIITRKTPDLILGFGGGKVLDVAKLAAGECKIKFISIPTTLSNDGISSPVSVIKGKNNIPVSHITTAPYGVIVDINIIKKAPIRHIKAGIGDLISNLSAVFDARLARSKGLEKVNDTALSLAEAGALALLEHKTDYIKDDDFLLTLTRGLIKSGFAMCIVGSSRPASGSEHKISHSIDHLYAPRKNLHGEQTGIATLFTMALQENQLLHRVKTLYSRVSFPRKIRKLYLNKDQFIKAVIEAVKIRPDRYTILEEKNLTRKDIIKLLQTTKL, encoded by the coding sequence ATGGCTGTGTCGCTGAAGATCGAACTTCCCTCTTTTTTTGAGGTAGGTGAAAATAAAATCGAAAAGATATTCAATATCCTCAAATCGCATGACTTGAAATTCAAGCACATCCTGCTTATGGGAGACCGCAAAACCTTCCTCATCGGCGGCACCCCGATTTCGAAAAATTTCCAGAAGGAAAATATCAAGGTCACCAGGCATCTTGTGACAAACAGTGACGAGGCGAATGTGATGAAGGTAAAAAGAATAATCACCCGGAAAACACCTGACTTGATCTTGGGATTCGGTGGAGGTAAAGTCCTTGACGTCGCCAAACTGGCCGCCGGAGAGTGTAAAATAAAGTTCATCAGCATTCCGACGACCCTCTCAAACGACGGCATCTCTTCACCTGTTTCAGTAATCAAGGGCAAAAACAATATACCTGTAAGCCACATTACAACCGCCCCTTATGGAGTGATTGTCGACATCAACATAATAAAGAAAGCTCCCATAAGACACATCAAGGCAGGCATCGGTGACCTCATATCAAATCTGTCGGCTGTTTTCGACGCCCGGCTTGCCCGTTCAAAAGGGTTGGAAAAGGTGAATGACACCGCTCTATCACTCGCCGAAGCGGGTGCACTCGCCCTTCTGGAACACAAAACCGATTATATCAAAGATGACGATTTTCTGCTGACGTTGACACGCGGTCTGATAAAAAGCGGATTTGCGATGTGTATCGTCGGCTCGTCACGGCCTGCCAGCGGCAGTGAGCACAAAATCAGTCATTCGATCGACCACCTCTATGCACCCCGAAAAAACCTGCATGGAGAACAAACAGGAATCGCCACACTCTTTACAATGGCGCTCCAGGAAAATCAGCTTCTTCACAGAGTAAAAACTTTATATTCGCGGGTCTCTTTCCCCCGAAAGATAAGAAAACTCTACCTCAACAAAGATCAATTCATCAAGGCGGTCATTGAAGCGGTAAAGATAAGACCCGACCGCTACACAATCCTTGAAGAAAAAAATCTGACACGAAAAGATATAATAAAATTATTACAAACGACGAAATTATAA
- a CDS encoding DUF2892 domain-containing protein encodes MKINMTPKDRFIRFILVIVIIILLWAQVLKGALATILGILGIILVITSVYGFCPFYAVLKVSPGKKKKQK; translated from the coding sequence ATGAAGATTAATATGACGCCAAAGGATCGATTTATCCGTTTTATCCTCGTAATCGTGATAATTATTTTGTTGTGGGCGCAAGTACTGAAGGGTGCGCTGGCGACGATTCTGGGGATTCTGGGGATTATTCTCGTTATCACAAGCGTTTACGGCTTTTGCCCTTTTTACGCCGTTTTGAAAGTTTCCCCCGGTAAGAAAAAAAAGCAGAAGTAG
- a CDS encoding methyltransferase domain-containing protein, which yields MNLPNEIEQIILELLNLESLSWKTVRANRKRINRLKREMVQLSEDFFRRKPTEDRYPDAYFAYNFPMNLVKVMAVTKRIKIFYPLLFEKKESLNILDVGCGEGAGMLGVYYGLGESKKTLMVGLDDSKNMLKKCYTVMSRIKEKNPALSVKLLRRKISDGLIKMKEKYDIVVLANSLAEIFPQQEIPVRFIERIFKNTSEDGLVIILEPALRHTSRRLMKLRDILIRKEKFHILLPCLHNNICPLFELRKHKEWCHHSFFWNPPDYMKIIDQELNREIKLLKFSYLVLGREKPPDDYENDFLVVSRLLKEKGKKKCFLCTRNGRVELLRLNRFKSSLNNQFDEIKKGDVLTIKDYIQKKPLCWRITPATQIKIKYSLYF from the coding sequence ATGAATCTGCCGAATGAAATAGAACAGATCATACTTGAACTTCTGAATCTGGAATCCCTCTCCTGGAAGACCGTACGTGCCAACAGAAAGAGGATCAACCGTTTGAAGAGAGAGATGGTACAACTCTCCGAAGATTTTTTCCGCAGAAAGCCGACCGAAGACAGATATCCGGATGCCTATTTCGCCTACAACTTCCCGATGAATCTTGTAAAGGTCATGGCTGTTACAAAAAGAATAAAAATTTTTTATCCTCTTCTCTTTGAGAAGAAAGAAAGTTTGAATATCCTCGATGTCGGCTGCGGTGAAGGAGCCGGGATGCTCGGCGTCTACTACGGCCTGGGCGAGTCGAAGAAAACCCTAATGGTCGGTCTCGATGATTCAAAAAATATGTTGAAAAAATGTTATACGGTGATGAGCCGTATAAAAGAAAAGAATCCCGCCCTGTCGGTAAAGTTGTTGAGACGTAAAATATCAGACGGTTTGATAAAAATGAAGGAAAAATATGATATCGTGGTTCTCGCCAATTCCCTCGCGGAGATATTTCCGCAACAAGAAATTCCTGTAAGGTTCATCGAACGTATATTCAAAAATACCTCTGAAGACGGCCTCGTTATTATCCTGGAACCGGCGTTGAGGCACACCAGCCGCAGACTTATGAAATTGCGGGATATATTAATAAGGAAAGAAAAATTCCACATTCTGCTGCCATGCCTCCATAACAACATCTGTCCCCTTTTTGAACTCAGAAAACATAAGGAATGGTGTCACCATTCCTTTTTCTGGAACCCTCCGGACTATATGAAAATCATCGACCAGGAACTCAATCGGGAAATCAAATTATTGAAATTTTCATATCTGGTGCTCGGCAGAGAAAAACCACCGGATGATTATGAAAATGACTTCCTCGTGGTAAGTCGGCTTCTCAAGGAAAAGGGAAAGAAAAAATGTTTTCTCTGCACCCGAAACGGCAGGGTGGAGCTACTCCGTCTGAATAGATTCAAGAGCTCTTTAAACAATCAATTTGATGAAATCAAAAAAGGTGATGTGCTTACGATCAAAGATTACATCCAGAAAAAACCGCTCTGCTGGCGGATAACACCGGCGACCCAGATAAAGATCAAATATTCTCTATATTTCTGA
- the bamD gene encoding outer membrane protein assembly factor BamD — protein MKKLYFAGLFILLSCAGFRPVVLDKFESAAASEKAAVLYEKGNDYFKQKDYKNAIKTLSEILDRYEKTDAYEPALYLTAFSFYKLNKFKKAASLGERFIKAFPSSQYFLNAVSLVGESYFKLTEDYKAAYYLTKFYTQSEDTSARKKAFDRIIKVLPELSIKQLEKLHRVFMAEPIDEHILYNLAQIEAREGKKEEAKRDLNLLMRRFPNTIYAYEVEEYQRFINLGETSGRVGIILPLTGKWANVGQKLVGIIEYFEKNKLLPFSMHYLDTKSDPIDAMLAAEKLMNSISVDFLICLSSIYSAFGVCGLAYGKGIPVILPITSEERLEKLPLVFTTGQRHEEQARLIARYAATERGITKFAILYPEQTKYKGVAEAFADEVVKNNREVVAMVKFYPDSITLKWQLKAIAEKNPEAIFLPMDKDEIINTAPQIAYYGLEEIVLLGIDTFKDEKVPRFGEKYVEGALFACAAPIDSSTLYEFRKTGYQEDDFSTRFFYTLWKLKKLKNYTRSVLPTMIAEILKEKKLSYIYQIKNGEFVKLTEIVE, from the coding sequence ATGAAAAAGCTGTATTTTGCTGGACTATTCATCCTGCTTTCCTGCGCGGGTTTCAGACCTGTGGTGCTGGATAAATTTGAATCGGCGGCGGCATCGGAGAAAGCAGCGGTCCTGTATGAAAAAGGGAATGATTATTTCAAACAGAAGGATTACAAAAATGCGATAAAGACACTCTCGGAGATTCTCGACCGTTATGAAAAGACCGATGCCTATGAGCCGGCTCTTTATCTCACCGCCTTTTCATTCTATAAATTAAACAAATTCAAAAAAGCAGCGTCATTGGGAGAGAGATTCATAAAGGCGTTTCCCAGTTCTCAATATTTCCTTAATGCGGTCTCATTGGTCGGCGAATCATATTTTAAACTCACCGAAGATTATAAAGCGGCATATTATTTAACAAAATTTTACACCCAGAGCGAGGACACCTCGGCACGCAAAAAAGCCTTTGATCGTATCATAAAAGTACTGCCGGAACTCTCCATAAAGCAACTGGAAAAACTCCATCGGGTTTTTATGGCGGAACCGATCGATGAACATATCCTGTATAATCTCGCCCAGATCGAAGCACGTGAAGGTAAAAAAGAAGAGGCAAAGCGCGACCTCAATCTGCTCATGAGGCGTTTTCCCAATACAATCTACGCCTATGAAGTGGAGGAATACCAGCGGTTCATCAACCTCGGTGAAACATCAGGCCGCGTCGGTATAATATTACCCCTGACCGGCAAGTGGGCGAACGTCGGACAGAAGCTGGTGGGTATCATCGAGTATTTTGAAAAGAACAAATTACTGCCGTTTTCAATGCATTACCTGGACACAAAGTCCGATCCCATCGATGCAATGCTTGCGGCGGAAAAATTGATGAACAGCATCAGTGTCGATTTCCTTATCTGTTTGAGTTCGATATACAGCGCCTTCGGAGTCTGCGGTCTCGCCTATGGAAAAGGCATCCCCGTAATATTGCCGATCACTTCTGAAGAACGGCTTGAAAAACTACCCCTTGTCTTTACAACCGGCCAGCGCCATGAAGAACAGGCACGGTTGATTGCGCGCTACGCCGCCACTGAGCGGGGTATCACGAAATTCGCAATCCTCTATCCTGAGCAGACGAAATATAAAGGGGTCGCCGAAGCGTTCGCTGACGAAGTGGTGAAGAACAACAGAGAAGTGGTCGCCATGGTGAAATTCTATCCGGATTCCATCACCCTCAAGTGGCAGTTGAAGGCGATAGCGGAAAAGAATCCTGAAGCGATCTTCCTGCCGATGGACAAAGACGAGATCATCAATACCGCACCGCAGATCGCATATTATGGATTGGAAGAAATCGTTCTTCTGGGAATCGACACATTCAAGGACGAGAAGGTTCCCCGCTTTGGAGAAAAATATGTCGAAGGAGCGCTCTTTGCCTGTGCTGCACCGATTGACAGCAGCACGCTCTATGAATTCAGAAAAACCGGATATCAGGAAGATGATTTTTCAACCAGATTTTTTTATACATTATGGAAACTTAAGAAATTAAAGAACTACACACGCAGCGTGCTGCCGACGATGATCGCGGAAATTCTGAAAGAAAAAAAACTTTCTTATATCTACCAAATAAAGAACGGTGAATTCGTAAAACTGACTGAAATAGTGGAGTAA
- a CDS encoding DUF1844 domain-containing protein — protein MSEKEKNTEKEENKDGNQKKGELLDEPIQVKDYLYLTLLSLESKAWAYMDLIAHPETQKHKKDMGEAKLAIDAMDALFKTIEQGLTPDQKKDIQTRLTNLRLNFVKK, from the coding sequence ATGAGTGAGAAAGAAAAGAATACTGAAAAAGAAGAGAATAAAGACGGAAATCAGAAAAAAGGCGAACTGCTGGATGAACCGATTCAGGTGAAAGATTACCTTTATCTTACTCTTCTTTCACTCGAAAGTAAGGCATGGGCATATATGGATTTGATTGCACATCCTGAAACACAAAAACACAAAAAAGATATGGGCGAGGCTAAACTGGCGATCGATGCCATGGATGCGTTATTCAAAACGATCGAACAAGGACTCACCCCTGATCAGAAAAAAGACATCCAGACACGGTTGACCAATTTAAGATTGAATTTTGTCAAAAAATAA
- a CDS encoding NOL1/NOP2/sun family putative RNA methylase, protein MTIEKLFSRYRSIISDFNDFIEAVKKPTVQSFRINTLKAKREEILLFLKDLQIKELPFYTDGFLSKSRIRIGNHLTHGLGLIYVQEVASMIPVLVLEPKPDEFILDMCAAPGSKTTQIAQLMGNTGLLVANEMNRKRVHGLIYNIKRCGLLNDAVTCLRGQKLDKFLPNYFDRVLIDAPCSAEGTIRKSKAVLYHWGLKNIQKMARVQKGLLTAGFRVLRPGGTLVYSTCTIAPEENEAVVSYLLEKFPEAEVLPITIPHFKIRSGIKKWQNEIFDRRVEQCARILPQDNDTAPFFIAKLTKRGVYQRRVGYMGRIEFQGSAVELFTRRFGISKKEFDGYSVFQNRTGSYIATPQVYSFWEIKTMRKGLEMARIYDNDIKPDNDFVQLFGRTVKKNYFEAKEWQLKKFLKGESIRVDSSSLMEPGFVIMTYKKLPVALGKYNGKEIKSAVKRDRRTPL, encoded by the coding sequence ATGACAATCGAGAAACTGTTCTCACGGTACAGATCAATCATTTCCGATTTCAATGATTTCATTGAAGCCGTAAAGAAGCCGACGGTCCAGTCGTTTCGAATAAATACACTGAAGGCAAAAAGGGAAGAGATCCTTCTGTTTCTTAAAGACCTGCAGATAAAAGAGTTACCTTTTTATACGGATGGTTTTTTATCAAAGAGCAGGATACGGATAGGCAATCATCTCACTCATGGTCTGGGTTTGATCTATGTGCAGGAGGTCGCTTCGATGATTCCGGTTCTTGTTCTTGAACCGAAACCGGATGAATTTATTCTGGATATGTGCGCCGCACCCGGTTCCAAGACGACCCAGATCGCCCAGCTTATGGGAAACACGGGTTTGCTCGTCGCCAACGAGATGAACAGAAAGAGGGTTCACGGTTTGATATACAACATCAAAAGATGCGGTTTATTGAATGACGCCGTCACCTGTTTAAGAGGTCAGAAGCTCGATAAGTTTTTACCGAACTATTTTGACCGTGTTCTGATCGACGCACCGTGCAGTGCCGAAGGGACAATCAGAAAATCGAAGGCTGTTTTATACCACTGGGGCTTGAAGAATATCCAGAAGATGGCGAGGGTCCAGAAGGGTCTACTTACCGCAGGCTTCAGGGTTTTACGTCCCGGCGGTACGCTGGTGTACTCGACATGTACGATTGCCCCTGAAGAGAACGAAGCCGTTGTCTCTTATCTTCTGGAAAAATTTCCAGAGGCAGAGGTTCTGCCGATTACAATACCGCACTTCAAGATACGGTCGGGGATTAAGAAGTGGCAGAATGAGATATTCGACAGAAGAGTGGAACAGTGTGCGCGAATTCTTCCCCAGGACAATGATACAGCACCGTTCTTCATCGCCAAATTGACAAAGAGGGGGGTGTATCAGAGGCGTGTCGGTTATATGGGCAGAATTGAGTTTCAGGGGTCTGCGGTGGAACTCTTTACCCGAAGATTCGGTATCAGTAAGAAAGAGTTCGATGGTTATTCCGTATTTCAGAACAGAACGGGGTCTTATATTGCCACTCCGCAGGTATATTCTTTCTGGGAAATAAAGACGATGAGGAAAGGACTGGAGATGGCGCGGATCTATGACAATGATATAAAACCCGATAATGATTTTGTACAGCTTTTCGGCAGAACCGTGAAAAAGAATTATTTCGAAGCCAAGGAATGGCAGTTGAAAAAATTTTTAAAAGGAGAATCAATCAGAGTGGATTCTTCTTCTTTAATGGAGCCGGGTTTTGTTATAATGACTTACAAAAAGTTGCCGGTCGCCTTAGGTAAATACAACGGCAAAGAGATCAAATCCGCCGTAAAACGCGATAGAAGAACTCCATTGTAG
- a CDS encoding radical SAM protein: MKRISRQIKTICRNPQNALFLIGHRLASEFSFYLSALTGGNALPPEAVNIYPTDRCNLKCSMCFERLRTPRLELEIGEWFAIIEQLKRFKPRVHISGGEPFVYPAIGKLIAYIKKSGLFLAITTNGTFLSDYAEEIVRMKVNLVTVSIDGPAEIHDAIRGVKGSFDRIINGLALINKFKKGRSLPSIRINSMVNLKRPAAMFDILKIAYETNAESVQFLHPFFLQPRDLTNHRLYLQKEIKRDLNYWQGADIPQNPPKDLDELYKSLCLLASEKHIAVRIFPSFDLKQLTAYYQQDTDLPGTIRGRCRALWNTMTILPSGEVESCPDYIIGDCKKESILKLWNNSTIKKLRGRIKKRGFFSVCKACCFFYM; this comes from the coding sequence ATGAAAAGAATATCGAGACAGATAAAGACAATATGCCGCAACCCGCAAAACGCCCTGTTTCTGATCGGACACCGACTGGCTTCTGAATTCAGTTTTTACTTGTCTGCATTGACGGGAGGAAATGCATTACCGCCTGAGGCGGTGAATATCTACCCCACTGATCGATGCAATCTTAAATGTTCGATGTGTTTCGAACGGCTCAGAACCCCGAGGCTCGAGCTGGAGATAGGAGAATGGTTTGCAATCATCGAACAACTTAAAAGATTCAAACCACGAGTCCATATATCCGGCGGTGAACCTTTTGTATATCCGGCGATCGGTAAATTAATAGCATATATCAAAAAAAGCGGTCTCTTCCTCGCGATAACGACCAACGGCACTTTCCTGAGTGACTACGCCGAAGAGATTGTGCGTATGAAGGTCAATCTGGTAACGGTCTCTATCGACGGACCGGCTGAAATCCACGACGCAATCAGGGGTGTGAAGGGCTCTTTTGATAGAATCATCAATGGTCTCGCCCTGATAAATAAATTCAAAAAAGGTAGATCTCTGCCGTCGATTCGGATAAATTCGATGGTCAATTTAAAGAGACCGGCTGCGATGTTCGATATCTTAAAAATCGCCTATGAAACCAATGCAGAGAGTGTTCAATTTCTCCATCCGTTCTTTCTTCAACCACGGGATTTAACCAACCATCGTCTTTATTTACAAAAAGAGATAAAGCGTGATCTCAACTACTGGCAGGGAGCCGATATTCCTCAGAATCCGCCCAAAGATCTTGATGAATTATACAAGTCCCTGTGTCTACTGGCGAGTGAAAAACATATCGCCGTCAGAATATTTCCTTCTTTCGATTTAAAGCAGCTTACAGCTTATTATCAACAGGATACCGACCTTCCCGGCACAATCAGAGGGCGATGTCGGGCGTTATGGAACACCATGACCATCCTTCCGTCCGGTGAAGTGGAGTCATGTCCCGACTATATCATCGGCGATTGTAAAAAAGAGAGTATTCTCAAACTCTGGAACAACAGCACCATAAAAAAACTGCGTGGTCGTATTAAAAAACGCGGATTCTTCAGTGTCTGCAAAGCGTGCTGCTTCTTTTATATGTAG
- the fusA gene encoding elongation factor G translates to MVDLKKIRNIGLAAHIDAGKTTTTERILFYTGKIRRMGEVDEGSATMDWMAQERERGITITSAATTSYWKKYRINIIDTPGHVDFTVEVERSMKVLDGLIAIFCAVGGVQPQSETVWHQADRYKVPRIAFVNKMDRVGADFYRVIKQMQDKLSLKPLILQIPIIDEEGFYGVIDLIEKKAFYWEEETLGATFREDEIPEKYQEITEQYRTEMFETIAEYDEFIFESYFEKKEIPVEKIKSVIRQETINLNLFPVFCGSALKNKGIQKLLDAVLDYLPSPLDMPPVKAFNPSTSKEEIRKPSVDEPFSAFLFKAQTDPHLGLLYYIRVYSGEVKTGDKVLVFPPKRIDRVGKLLLMHANKREQKSSLVAGEIGVITGLRECKTGYTICSRKAPISFEPMKFPEPVIFVSLEPKTKMDDAKLDNTLKYLQIEDPTFKVRTDEETSQRIISGMGELHLEIIVDRLKREFGVECNVSKPQVSYRETITEPAKAEGRFIRQTGGRGQYGVVTLNVEPAERGEGIVFQNKLKGGVLPEQFIPPIEKGIREQSEVGVYWGYPIIDIKVTLLDGAYHPIDSSELAFKIAAQMALREAFMQGKPILLEPIMLLEIIVPEQYLGDVINDLNSRRGKILNIETNKKEKIITASLALAKSFGYATDLRSVTQGHGLYTMQFSHYAPKEEKSPSEI, encoded by the coding sequence ATGGTTGATCTTAAGAAGATTAGAAATATCGGGCTCGCCGCACATATTGATGCAGGAAAGACGACGACCACCGAGAGAATTCTATTTTACACCGGTAAGATAAGACGAATGGGTGAGGTGGATGAAGGATCAGCGACAATGGATTGGATGGCACAGGAAAGGGAACGCGGTATTACGATAACCTCTGCCGCCACCACTTCTTACTGGAAAAAATATCGTATTAACATAATCGACACCCCGGGCCATGTTGATTTCACGGTTGAAGTGGAAAGATCGATGAAGGTGCTGGACGGTCTGATCGCCATTTTCTGCGCCGTCGGCGGAGTGCAGCCGCAGAGTGAAACCGTCTGGCATCAGGCGGACAGGTATAAGGTTCCGCGGATCGCCTTTGTCAACAAGATGGACCGTGTGGGTGCTGATTTCTACCGCGTCATAAAGCAGATGCAGGACAAGTTGTCTTTGAAACCGTTGATCCTTCAGATTCCGATTATTGATGAAGAAGGTTTTTATGGTGTGATAGATCTCATTGAGAAGAAAGCGTTTTACTGGGAGGAAGAGACGCTCGGTGCGACTTTTCGGGAAGACGAGATTCCTGAAAAATATCAGGAGATAACCGAGCAGTATCGTACTGAGATGTTTGAAACGATTGCAGAATACGATGAGTTTATTTTTGAAAGTTACTTTGAAAAGAAAGAAATTCCGGTGGAGAAGATAAAATCGGTCATCAGACAGGAGACCATAAATCTGAATCTGTTTCCGGTCTTCTGCGGTTCCGCATTGAAGAATAAAGGGATACAGAAACTGCTTGACGCCGTTCTCGACTATTTGCCTTCGCCTCTTGACATGCCGCCTGTAAAGGCGTTTAATCCCAGTACTTCAAAAGAAGAAATCAGGAAGCCCTCGGTCGATGAGCCGTTTTCGGCTTTTCTCTTCAAGGCGCAGACCGATCCGCATCTCGGTTTACTCTATTATATTAGGGTCTATTCCGGCGAGGTGAAGACAGGAGATAAGGTGCTTGTCTTTCCGCCGAAACGGATTGACCGGGTCGGTAAGTTGCTCCTAATGCACGCCAACAAACGAGAGCAGAAGAGCTCTCTTGTTGCGGGTGAAATCGGTGTAATCACCGGACTGCGGGAATGCAAAACCGGTTATACAATATGTTCCCGTAAAGCCCCGATCTCCTTTGAACCGATGAAATTTCCGGAGCCGGTGATTTTCGTATCACTCGAGCCGAAGACAAAGATGGATGATGCGAAGCTCGATAACACCCTGAAATATCTTCAAATTGAAGATCCGACGTTTAAGGTGCGGACCGACGAGGAGACATCGCAGCGTATCATTTCAGGAATGGGGGAATTGCATCTTGAAATAATCGTCGATAGACTAAAGAGGGAATTCGGCGTTGAATGTAATGTCAGCAAACCGCAGGTTTCCTATCGTGAGACCATCACCGAACCAGCAAAGGCAGAGGGAAGATTCATCAGACAGACTGGTGGCAGGGGACAATACGGTGTTGTCACGCTTAATGTCGAGCCTGCAGAGAGAGGAGAAGGGATTGTTTTCCAGAACAAACTCAAAGGCGGCGTTCTTCCGGAACAGTTCATCCCGCCGATTGAAAAGGGAATCCGTGAACAGAGTGAGGTGGGTGTGTACTGGGGTTATCCGATTATCGACATCAAAGTGACCCTGCTTGACGGTGCATATCACCCGATTGATTCGTCAGAACTGGCGTTCAAGATCGCTGCACAGATGGCATTGCGGGAAGCGTTTATGCAGGGTAAACCGATCTTATTGGAACCCATTATGTTGTTGGAGATAATCGTGCCCGAGCAGTATCTCGGTGATGTCATCAACGACCTCAATTCAAGACGGGGTAAGATATTGAATATCGAGACAAACAAGAAAGAGAAGATTATCACGGCAAGCCTTGCCCTGGCGAAATCATTCGGCTATGCCACTGATTTGAGATCGGTCACACAGGGGCATGGGCTTTATACGATGCAGTTTTCACACTACGCCCCCAAAGAAGAAAAATCTCCATCAGAAATATAG
- the queG gene encoding tRNA epoxyqueuosine(34) reductase QueG → MIDAGEIKALGRDLGIDEIRITTAEPFSEALARFKNQENGSIFSQQRYKSLNNIISFFDVRSKLPGARSIIAACQCYLTDETPDLTKPGKPYGRIARYTWRNHYLDLKERLKKLARRIKEKYNINYCVYSNGPVAEKPIARRSGLGYYGKHSIIINPAYGSWIVLGELITDIEIEPDPPLSLDCGDCNKCIEACPTNAIIRPFVIDRSRCIQELTNWYGIIPDDIARVWENRLYGCITCQEVCPKNRNVKPREPRTDIGYVGSSLPLLTILKMDEKEYRMRFPRNQITASWIDFRAIQRNALLCLGNLRDKTTIPILKEYAVKSDPVFSRTASWALSNF, encoded by the coding sequence GTGATTGATGCCGGAGAAATAAAAGCACTCGGTCGCGATCTGGGTATTGATGAAATAAGAATCACGACCGCCGAACCTTTTTCAGAAGCATTGGCGCGTTTCAAAAATCAAGAAAACGGCTCCATCTTCTCGCAGCAGAGATATAAAAGTTTGAATAACATTATAAGTTTCTTCGATGTCCGGTCAAAACTGCCGGGCGCCCGTTCGATAATCGCTGCGTGTCAATGCTATCTGACGGACGAAACCCCTGACCTCACTAAACCGGGTAAACCTTACGGCAGGATAGCCCGCTACACCTGGCGCAACCATTATCTTGACCTGAAGGAACGATTAAAAAAACTCGCCCGTCGTATTAAAGAAAAATATAATATAAATTACTGTGTCTACTCCAACGGTCCGGTCGCGGAAAAACCCATCGCCCGGCGCAGCGGATTGGGTTATTACGGCAAACACAGCATCATCATCAATCCCGCTTACGGCTCATGGATTGTACTCGGCGAACTCATAACCGATATTGAGATTGAACCTGATCCGCCGTTATCCCTGGACTGCGGCGACTGCAATAAATGCATCGAAGCATGCCCGACCAATGCAATAATCCGACCGTTTGTCATTGACCGAAGCAGATGCATCCAGGAGCTCACCAACTGGTACGGTATAATTCCTGACGACATCGCCCGGGTCTGGGAAAACCGCCTTTACGGCTGCATAACCTGTCAGGAGGTCTGTCCGAAGAACAGAAATGTAAAACCGCGCGAACCGCGGACAGATATCGGTTATGTCGGCTCAAGCCTTCCCCTTCTCACGATTCTAAAGATGGATGAGAAAGAATATCGTATGCGTTTTCCCCGAAATCAAATCACTGCATCCTGGATTGATTTTCGGGCGATTCAAAGAAATGCCCTCCTTTGCCTGGGCAATCTGCGTGATAAAACAACGATTCCCATATTAAAAGAGTATGCTGTAAAAAGCGACCCGGTCTTTTCCAGAACAGCATCATGGGCATTATCCAATTTCTGA
- a CDS encoding NUDIX hydrolase produces MQYRNPIPTVDIIIESADGVILIKRKNPPYGWAIPGGFIDYGESAEEAARREAREETGLEIKELKQFHTYSAPDRDPRHHTISVVFTAKAEGRPIAGDDAAELGIFTKDTLPEQLAFDHRKILEDYFHGRY; encoded by the coding sequence ATGCAATACCGTAATCCAATACCTACTGTAGACATAATCATCGAGTCGGCGGATGGAGTGATTCTCATAAAAAGAAAAAATCCGCCGTACGGCTGGGCGATTCCCGGCGGTTTCATCGATTACGGAGAATCCGCCGAAGAGGCGGCCCGTCGGGAAGCCAGAGAAGAGACCGGCCTTGAAATCAAAGAATTAAAACAGTTCCATACCTATTCGGCACCTGACCGCGATCCGAGGCACCACACAATCTCGGTGGTCTTTACGGCAAAGGCGGAAGGACGACCGATCGCCGGCGACGATGCCGCGGAGCTCGGTATATTCACAAAAGACACCCTTCCGGAACAACTCGCCTTTGACCACAGAAAAATCCTTGAAGACTATTTCCACGGCAGATATTAA